A window from Daphnia magna isolate NIES unplaced genomic scaffold, ASM2063170v1.1 Dm_contigs235, whole genome shotgun sequence encodes these proteins:
- the LOC116935122 gene encoding uncharacterized protein LOC116935122, which translates to MSLQALTQKRGGNRGAVKKLLAKLQGIVDDATLDRDLKIYELDKKLQDLHSKLKLIEALDQQIQDETDVNDLAAEIDNADNFNSNASDGRDRAEFELLKLRKEVLDEDAAATAGTAATIAAATAAAFAPAILNPPSTPNLSTPAFQASSSNLPKFDLPEFDGSVLHWRAFWDVFEFEVHNKASYTGATKFNFLNSRLKGPAKAALLGLTPNNANYPKAVDILKDRFGQDKKIIAAHMRALYNMTRPGTDRASLRIFADQLESHIRGLDALGKTTDSFGDLLVCILLDKFSQDLRRNLARQHGTTEWTLEDLQVAIKRELEILDDSPSEQHSNKNSTVFKKTNVLFAGASQPMKKKQRCAYCTGEHYATQCTSVGKAAERLKVAKVKKLCLNCLDGSHTSLKDCPSKYRCKYCSKAHHSSLHPDNSENASEIPSVASMSVSISPSTTLAAALHDSDTSGSFLQPYVFLKTAVVEALFKGFKERANILIDEGSQRSFITSRLAKLLRLKPLWRESLLLSGFAKNPTGVQYYDVTQFFIVGLNGSLIKIKAIIIEHLVSPLDDPHRKLAASLPHLRGLQLAHPPSEATSFNIDILIGANFYWTLVSDKVIRGAGPTATESRIGYLLSGPLSASSVNNEASDSVLALHVSAMENFDLSKFWSVEGLGIQPELERDTTTNIYQSQCIDFRGSQYAAKLPWKSDHPDLSPNLQVCQRRTRGTIKRAAKNPKLLAVYQEIISDQLDRGFIERVPPGEINSPRCHYIPHFAVEKESATTPLRIVYDCSCKTATGVSLNDCLETGPPLQNDMLEILLRFRVHRIGLSADIEKAFHKILLHESDRDFIRFLWTSNINNPDAELDVYRFKVIPFGANCSPFILLSVIKHHLQLFPSPTSIDMDLNIYVDNLISGCDSTEEALDYYAVSNSILNRAGLNLQSWSSNEQTVNARAAEDGVADPSTSSKILGLTWDRPTDSLSLPAFQLSSFSHATTTKRDILRGISTVFDPMGFFSPLTISVKILNQELWREKFDWDDPLPQKFRERFSKIAADIDAYHPVVPRCYLGCRNDLHDLHLFVDASQHAYGAVAYFCNIDRAAFVLSKSRVAPLLIGKKPPTLPQLELMAALIGSTLANTIVKAFKPLGLSLTVTIWSDSQIVLYWLAQTNRNRCQFVANRVDTIQKLSKNLQATWHYCPTKSNPADLLTRSISLRQFQQSSSLWTHGPSWLSSPKDWPSWETA; encoded by the coding sequence ATGTCTCTCCAAGCTCTCACTCAAAAGCGAGGAGGCAATCGTGGTGCCGTCAAAAAGCTTCTAGCAAAGCTTCAAGGCATAGTAGACGATGCTACTCTTGATCGAGACCTTAAGATCTACGAACTGGACAAAAAGTTACAAGACCTACATTCCAAACTCAAGCTTATCGAAGCGTTGGACCAACAGATTCAAGACGAAACTGATGTCAATGATTTAGCCGCAGAAATTGACAACGCTGACAACTTTAACAGTAATGCGTCCGACGGTCGTGATCGTGCTGAATTTGAGCTTCTCAAACTACGCAAGGAGGTATTGGACGAAGATGCGGCTGCCACTGCCGGCACTGCAGCAACCATTGCTGCTGCAACTGCTGCTGCGTTTGCTCCAGCAATTCTCAATCCTCCTTCAACTCCAAACCTTTCAACTCCTGCATTCCAAGCGAGTTCCTCTAACCTTCCTAAGTTCGATTTGCCAGAATTTGACGGCAGTGTTCTTCATTGGCGTGCCTTCTGGGATGTTTTTGAATTTGAGGTTCATAACAAAGCTAGCTATACTGGAGCCACAAAATTCAACTTCTTAAACTCTCGACTAAAAGGTCCAGCCAAAGCCGCGCTGTTAGGCCTTACTCCAAACAACGCAAATTATCCAAAAGCTGTTGATATCTTAAAAGATCGCTTCGGTCAGGATAAGAAGATCATAGCTGCCCACATGCGCGCGCTTTACAACATGACGAGACCTGGAACTGATCGTGCAAGTTTACGCATCTTTGCTGACCAGTTGGAATCGCACATCAGAGGTTTGGATGCTCTCGGTAAAACAACCGATTCGTTTGGTGATCTCCTTGTCTGCATCCTCTTGGATAAGTTCTCGCAGGACCTGCGTCGTAATTTGGCTCGACAGCATGGGACTACAGAGTGGACTCTGGAAGATTTACAGGTTGCGATAAAACGAGAGCTTGAGATTTTGGACGATAGTCCATCCGAACAGCATTCCAACAAGAATTCGacagttttcaaaaaaacaaacgtgcTTTTCGCCGGAGCGTCTCAACCTATGAAGAAGAAGCAACGCTGCGCCTACTGCACAGGTGAACACTATGCAACTCAATGTACTAGTGTCGGGAAAGCAGCAGAGCGACTTAAAGTAGCGAAGGTGAAAAAGCTGTGCTTGAACTGCTTAGACGGATCCCACACCAGTTTGAAGGATTGTCCATCCAAGTATCGTTGCAAATACTGCTCCAAGGCTCATCATTCTAGTTTGCACCCAGACAACTCCGAGAATGCTTCCGAGATCCCATCCGTGGCCTCCATGTCAGTTTCTATCTCCCCGTCCACAACCTTGGCAGCCGCCCTTCATGATTCGGACACGTCGGGATCGTTTTTACAGCCGTACGTCTTTCTCAAAACGGCGGTGGTTGAGGCACTCTTCAAGGGCTTTAAGGAACGTGCTAACATACTCATCGATGAGGGATCGCAACGCTCCTTCATTACATCACGTCTGGCTAAACTGTTGCGCTTAAAGCCATTGTGGCGTGAAAGTTTGCTGTTGTCCGGTTTTGCCAAGAACCCAACAGGCGTTCAGTACTATGACGTCACTCAGTTTTTCATCGTTGGTCTCAACGGCTCCCTAATCAAGATCAAAGCTATCATTATTGAACATCTTGTGAGCCCTCTGGACGATCCGCATCGCAAACTGGCAGCTTCTCTTCCTCATCTCCGTGGACTTCAATTGGCCCATCCACCTTCCGAAGCAACATCTTTCAACATTGACATCCTCATTGGCGCCAATTTCTATTGGACACTTGTTAGCGACAAGGTTATTCGAGGTGCAGGCCCCACAGCCACCGAGTCCAGAATCGGATATCTTCTCTCCGGACCATTGTCTGCGTCCTCAGTGAACAACGAAGCTTCCGATTCTGTGTTAGCGCTTCATGTTTCGGCCATGGAAAATTTCGATCTGTCTAAGTTTTGGTCGGTAGAGGGGCTTGGAATTCAACCAGAGTTGGAGAGGGACACAACGACTAACATCTACCAAAGTCAGTGCATTGATTTCCGGGGTAGCCAATATGCTGCAAAGCTTCCTTGGAAATCTGATCATCCCGACCTCTCTCCAAACCTTCAAGTATGCCAACGTCGAACCCGAGGAACCATCAAACGAGCAGCTAAGAATCCAAAGCTGCTGGCCGTCTACCAAGAGATCATCAGTGACCAGTTAGACCGAGGTTTCATCGAGAGGGTCCCGCCGGGAGAAATTAACAGTCCGAGATGTCACTATATCCCTCACTTCGCAGTCGAAAAGGAATCAGCTACCACGCCACTTAGAATAGTATATGACTGTTCCTGTAAAACAGCGACTGGCGTCAGTCTCAATGATTGCCTCGAGACCGGCCCACCCCTTCAAAACGACATGTTGGAAATTTTATTACGCTTTCGTGTTCATCGAATCGGCCTATCTGCAGATATCGAGAAGGCTTTTCATAAAATTCTCCTGCATGAGTCGGACCGCGACTTCATCCGTTTCCTGTGGACCAGTAACATCAACAATCCCGATGCAGAGCTAGATGTCTACCGCTTCAAAGTGATTCCGTTCGGAGCCAACTGTTCCCCCTTTATTCTGCTTTCCGTCATCAAACATCACTTACAGCTCTTTCCATCCCCTACATCAATCGACATGGATCTCAACATCTATGTCGACAACCTCATTTCAGGATGCGACTCAACGGAGGAAGCACTTGATTACTATGCCGTGTCTAATTCCATTCTCAACAGAGCTGGTCTCAATCTTCAATCCTGGAGCTCCAACGAACAAACCGTCAACGCTCGTGCTGCCGAGGATGGTGTAGCCGATCCTTCCACTAGCTCAAAAATACTTGGTCTAACCTGGGATCGTCCTACCGACTCACTATCTCTTCCCGCGTTTCAACTGTCTAGCTTCAGTCAcgctacaacaacaaagcgcGATATTCTCCGAGGCATCTCTACAGTTTTCGATCCCATGGGTTTCTTCTCTCCGCTCACAATCTCAGTAAAAATCCTAAACCAAGAACTCTGGAGAGAGAAGTTCGACTGGGATGACCCACTTCCTCAAAAGTTTCGTGAGCGTTTTAGTAAAATCGCTGCTGATATCGACGCTTATCATCCAGTCGTTCCCCGCTgctatcttggatgtcgtaACGACCTGCATGATTTACATCTCTTCGTTGACGCAAGTCAGCACGCTTATGGAGCTGTTGCTTATTTTTGCAACATAGATCGTGCCGCATTCGTCCTCTCCAAATCACGAGTCGCCCCACTTTTGATCGGTAAGAAGCCTCCTACTCTACCTCAACTGGAGCTTATGGCAGCATTGATCGGGTCAACCCTTGCAAACACGATCGTGAAAGCTTTTAAACCTCTTGGCCTTTCTCTCACCGTCACGATTTGGTCAGATAGCCAGATTGTTCTTTATTGGCTAGCACAGACAAATCGCAACAGGTGCCAATTCGTTGCAAACCGTGTTGATACCATTCAAAAGTTATCTAAGAATCTTCAAGCTACATGGCATTACTGCCCGACCAAGTCCAATCCGGCTGATCTACTCACAAGAAGTATTTCGCTTCGTCAGTTCCAACAATCATCCAGTTTGTGGACCCATGGTCCTTCTTGGCTCTCTTCACCCAAAGACTGGCCTTCGTGGGAAACTGCATAG
- the LOC123467803 gene encoding uncharacterized protein LOC123467803, with amino-acid sequence MGLDYTGVINIRIKGTKEVAQAYILLMTCGFSRALHLEVVQDMSTESFLKAFRRYTGHHRLPRLIISDNASTFITASGYLTKLFNDHQVTRFLNDRNIQWKFIPKRVPWYGGFWERLVAMAKNVLTKMVGLNKLTLEELQTVVCEIEAVLNDRKLTNIPSEIDGLTPLTPSHLLYGERLTIFPQDIAMEEELDDPSYGERASFLSKSYFRIQNVKKSFVRMWNNVYLPSLREHHQRTRGPIKEIIKVGDIVQIHNECKRYSWKLAVVENVIRGADGKVRAADVRTANGKTNRPINKLYPLELSEEEEPVVPSSLAKESIISSNSTTDDERPAPAVWRPARRAAAKRADCLIFSIAQLESINEFEE; translated from the coding sequence ATGGGACTGGATTACACAGGAGTTATCAACATCCGAATCAAAGGAACAAAGGAGGTAGCTCAAGCATACATCCTTTTGATGACATGTGGTTTTTCGAGAGCTCTACATCTTGAAGTAGTACAAGACATGTCGACCGAATCATTTCTAAAAGCCTTTCGTCGCTATACTGGCCACCATCGACTTCCGCGCCTTATCATTTCAGATAACGCGTCAACTTTCATCACTGCAAGTGGCTATCTAACCAAACTCTTTAACGACCATCAAGTAACAAGATTTCTGAACGACCGCAACATTCAGTGGAAATTTATTCCAAAGAGAGTCCCGTGGTACGGAGGCTTTTGGGAAAGGTTGGTTGCAATGGCAAAAAATGTACTAACTAAAATGGTGGGCCTAAACAAGCTAACACTAGAAGAACTTCAGACGGTAGTTTGCGAAATTGAAGCGGTGCTCAACGATCGAAAGCTGACAAACATTCCGTCGGAAATCGATGGATTGACTCCCCTTACACCCTCGCATCTTCTTTATGGTGAACGGCTCACTATCTTTCCACAAGACATCGCTATGGAGGAAGAATTGGATGACCCCAGTTACGGAGAACGGGCTTCCTTCTTGTCCAAATCCTACTTCAGGATTCAGAACGTAAAAAAATCCTTCGTCCGGATGTGGAACAACGTCTATCTACCGTCACTCCGCGAACATCATCAAAGAACCCGCGGACCGATTAAAGAAATCATCAAAGTTGGAGATATTGTTCAAATCCACAACGAGTGCAAAAGATACAGCTGGAAATTAGCAGTCGTTGAAAATGTCATCAGGGGTGCAGATGGAAAAGTACGCGCAGCAGATGTCAGGACAGCCAACGGCAAAACCAACAGGCCAATCAACAAGCTGTACCCCCTAGAACTatcggaagaagaagaacctgTTGTCCCATCAAGCTTAGCTAAGGAGTCCATAATCTCATCTAACTCAACAACAGACGACGAAAGACCAGCACCGGCAGTATGGAGACCAGCTCGGCGAGCAGCAGCAAAAAGGGCAGATTGtcttattttttccattgccCAGCTAGAATCCATCAACGAGTTTGAAGAATGA